GTTTTCTTATAAAAAGAAAATTCCTTGCTCTGAACAATAGTTAATATCTATTTCATCGTGCCGACTTCTAGGCCATTCTCACCTTAAATATATAAACCATCTCCTGAAAACCTTCCCTCTTTGTGAAAAAAGCCATGGAAGAGAAATTAGAACAAGTCTCTCTAACTTCATTATTCCAAGAGGACGAAACTGCTCATCTCCTTCAGTCATGGGAGAGATATGTGGAAGAAGTAGAAGAGATCATAGGGTACAAATTCAAGAATTCTAATTTGCTATATCAAGCTTTTACGCATTCTTCTTTCCAACAAAACTGCTGTGATTCATACGAAAGGCTTGAATACGTGGGCGACTCTGTGCTAAATCTGCTAATAGCAAAAGAGCATTACTTTCTTCACCCTGATCTGCCTCCGGGAAAGTTGACACGGCTGCGAGCCGCCAACGTTGATACAGAAAAACTCGCTAGGGTAGCCGTCAAATACGACTTTCATAAATATTTACGCCACAAGAAACCTCTACTTAAGGGACAAGTAAGTGCTGTTATTTTGTTTTATGTCCGTGAGTCCATgctttattctttttatttgttgtttcaaaattttgaaaaataagaagaagaagaaaaaagtatTTTGTGATACTTTTTGTTTTCCGAGATTTGAACTTCTTACTATTGATCATGTAT
The sequence above is drawn from the Nicotiana tabacum cultivar K326 chromosome 13, ASM71507v2, whole genome shotgun sequence genome and encodes:
- the LOC107771465 gene encoding ribonuclease 3-like protein 3 isoform X2, encoding MEEKLEQVSLTSLFQEDETAHLLQSWERYVEEVEEIIGYKFKNSNLLYQAFTHSSFQQNCCDSYERLEYVGDSVLNLLIAKEHYFLHPDLPPGKLTRLRAANVDTEKLARVAVKYDFHKYLRHKKPLLKGQVEEFRDATLEYPLHSTGLIDPPKVVEGLLQPLITPTNLETHPVTKFYEVCQKNGWRVELVDKWEETGEIEVFVDGKFVGKGKFSGKKLIALNRAAHNAYCQIVKNLSVEATSDNSGL